The following are encoded in a window of Cyprinus carpio isolate SPL01 chromosome B18, ASM1834038v1, whole genome shotgun sequence genomic DNA:
- the LOC109080618 gene encoding cholesteryl ester transfer protein → MERSAALLLVLALVNVSCCCLDPPAAYRFTGAVCRLTYPAAVVLNEKTTEVIQAAFQHAKYPSIEGQRSIGFGTVKYGFHNLEIHNLSIGKSEFELKENEGIGISISNVSAVFKGTINYGYGSWLLDLKQSVDFEVESQIDLVINPKLYCGKGKVAADTSDCYLTFHKLKLLLQGDREPGWLKRMFTDIVTFTVKLVVKSQICKEINNVSNILADFIQEQAEQFLSDGDIGVDISVTSSPIIKSDYIESYHKGLVIYNNTKSDLSTSVFNPSQLPENRMLNFWISDGLLDPLMSAAHHDGRLIRNISGTELTDLFQTELSSARPEVLNKWLSSEGTMLKARSVSVPHLWTTTEGTSVRSVAGVELLLDSQDMPALYFETDVTVIVNASYAEKKLILKATAERISITKISTSEGPTETEENLRSYLQEAVEKMGIPKVISYLEPELTALMDEQGLNLFDLINPEVLPQDGYVIVQLDFGFPQHLLVEFLKRTLN, encoded by the exons ATGGAGAGGAGTGCTGCGCTGCTCCTGGTTCTTGCTCTGGTCAATGTTAGTTGTTGTTGTCTGGATCCTCCCGCTGCCTACAGGTTTACAGGAGCAGTTTGCAGGCTTACCTATCCCGCCGCTGTTGTTC TGAATGAGAAAACTACTGAAGTGATCCAGGCCGCTTTTCAGCATGCCAAATATCCAAGCATAGAGGGGCAACGATCAATAGGCTTTGGGACGGTGAAATATGGATTCCACAA CTTAGAGATCCATAACCTTTCTATTGGAAAGAGTGAGTTTGAGCTGAAGGAGAATGAAGGAATAGGGATctccatttcaaatgtttctgcTGTATTCAAAGGGACCATCAACTATGGATATGGCAGCTGGCT ACTCGACCTAAAACAGTCAGTGGATTTTGAAGTTGAGTCGCAAATCGACCTGGTCATCAATCCAAAGCTAT acTGTGGAAAGGGCAAAGTGGCTGCAGACACATCAGACTGTTACCTCACGTTTCACAAACTGAAGCTGCTCCTGCAGGGAGACAGAGA GCCTGGCTGGCTGAAAAGAATGTTCACAGATATTGTGACTTTCACAGTCAAGTTAGTAGTGAAGTCACAG ATCTGTAAGGAAATAAACAATGTGTCTAACATACTAGCAGACTTCATACAGGAGCAAGCAG AACAGTTTCTTAGTGATGGTGACATTGGTGTGGATATCTCTGTGACTTCTTCCCCAATCATCAAATCTGATTATATTGAATCGTACCATAAG gGGTTGGTTATTTACAATAATACGAAATCAGACCTCAGCACCTCTGTGTTTAACCCATCCCAACTGCCCGAGAACCGCATGCTGAACTTCTGGATTTCTGATGGGCTTCTAGACCCGCTAATGTCCGCTGCACACCATGATGGACGATTAATTCGCAATATCTCTGGAACAGAACTCACg GATCTGTTTCAGACAGAGCTGTCTTCAGCCAGGCCTGAAGTGTTGAACAAG TGGCTGTCCTCCGAGGGTACGATGTTAAAGGCGAGGAGTGTGTCAGTTCCACACTTGTGGACCACCACAGAGGGCACATCTGTCAGATCTGTGGCTGGAGTCGAGCTCTTACTGGACAGTCAAGACATGCCAGCACTTTATTTTGAGACA GATGTGACAGTTATTGTAAATGCCTCATATGCAGAGAAGAAACTAATTCTGAAGGCCACTGCAGAGCG TATTTCTATAACAAAAATTTCCACATCAGAAGGACCAACTGAG ACGGAGGAGAACTTGAGAAGTTATCTTCAGGAGGCTGTGGAAAAAATGGGAATCCCCAAAGTCATATCAT ACCTGGAGCCAGAATTAACTGCTTTGATGGATGAACAGGGGCTCAATCTCTTTGACCTCATCAATCCTGAAGTTTTACCTCAGGAT GGGTATGTGATAGTCCAGCTGGATTTTGGTTTTCCACAACATCTGCTGGTGGAATTCCTCAAAAGGACCCTGAATTGA
- the LOC109080608 gene encoding homocysteine-responsive endoplasmic reticulum-resident ubiquitin-like domain member 1 protein, producing the protein MEKETISLVIKTPNQFHGDQLIEGVRVDWTVKDLKCHLSRVYPTNPAEKDQRLIYSGKLLQDNLLLSDVFSKFPSETKPTLHLVCAVRPQPAAQLGARPKVTSTQQQSSQPSPLTASQSSESSGPSVTSVPSMGGLRQRGHGAWPGTNMSTPVTAAMTHPSFPTYSLYSPQQLLWLQQMYARQYYMQYHAAMAAAASTPMAAPASSLPVGPHQAAVPAALPNQGPINDLPANQNAPGPAFINPEGANQNLRMNAQGGPVMEDEEDMNRDWLDWVYTASRFGVFLSIVYFYSSVSRFILVMSSLIIMYLHTAGWFPFRLRPQARPHNLPAPEVIQNQQNQNEDRHPGPGLPPGEVEDAGVAEPAMTAVPDPPVRPPILWRAWVFFKAFFASLIPEAPQGVAN; encoded by the exons atggaaaaggAGACGATCTCGCTGGTGATTAAAACGCCTAATCAGTTTCACGGAGATCAGCTGATCGAGGGAGTTCGCGTGGACTGGACCGTGAAAGACCTCAAATGTCACCTCTCCAGGGTTTATCCCACCAACCCG GCTGAGAAAGACCAAAGACTCATTTACTCTGGCAAGCTGCTTCAGGACAACCTGCTTCTGAGCGATGTCTTCTCAAAG tttcCTTCAGAAACCAAGCCCACTCTTCACCTGGTGTGTGCTGTGAGACCCCAGCCTGCTGCCCAACTTGGAGCGAGACCCAAG GTGACATCAACACAGCAGCAGAGTTCCCAGCCCTCCCCACTAACTGCTAGCCAAAGCTCAGAGTCTTCAGGACCATCCGTGACCTCTGTACCCTCCATGGGTGGCCTTAGACAGCGAGGTCATGGCGCCTGGCCTGGCACTAACATGTCTac GCCTGTAACAGCAGCAATGACCCACCCATCCTTCCCCACATACTCCCTTTACAGTCCACAACAGCTCCTGTGGTTGCAGCAGATGTATGCCCGCCAGTACTACATGCAATA TCACGCAGCCATGGCAGCCGCCGCCTCCACTCCAATGGCCGCCCCTGCTTCCTCACTCCCTGTTGGCCCTCATCAAGCTGCTGTACCTGCAGCCTTACCCAATCAAGGCCCTATCAACGACCTGCCAGCTAATCAGAATGCCCCAGGTCCTGCATTCATCAACCCAGAGGGAGCCAATCAGAATCTGCGAATGAATGCCCAGGGTGGGCCTGTGATGGAAGATGAGGAGGACATGAACCGCGATTGGCTGGATTGGGTGTACACCGCATCCCGATTTGGTGTCTTCCTGAGCATCGTGTACTTCTATTCCAGCGTGAGCCGCTTCATCCTGGTCATGAGCAGCCTGATTATTATGTACCT acaCACAGCAGGCTGGTTTCCTTTTAGACTGAGACCCCAAGCCAGGCCTCACAATCTGCCAGCACCAGAGGTCATTCAGAACCAACAAAACCAAAATGAGGACAGACATCCAGGACCT GGGCTGCCCCCTGGTGAAGTGGAGGATGCTGGTGTTGCTGAACCCGCCATGACGGCAGTGCCTGATCCCCCAGTTAGACCACCCATCCTGTGGAGAGCCTGGGTGTTTTTCAAAGCCTTTTTTGCTTCTCTGATACCCGAGGCTCCACAGGGTGTTGCAAACTGA
- the slc12a3 gene encoding LOW QUALITY PROTEIN: solute carrier family 12 member 3 (The sequence of the model RefSeq protein was modified relative to this genomic sequence to represent the inferred CDS: substituted 1 base at 1 genomic stop codon), with amino-acid sequence MNLTTARSPFSVSSLSNGDDRKFSLVXCSSYDTDSVASHSSGVFSGYDTLDTPPSYDFYSNTEIFGRAKKSRPSLFQLHSNPQDDPSPPPLYEESSVDKQSPDEDEPTEPPPEPARFGWAQGVMIRCMLNIWGVILYLRLPWITAQAGIGLTWIIILVSSSITGITGLSTSAIATNGKVKGGGTYFLISRSLGPELGGSIGLIFAFANAVAVAMHTVGFAETVQALMQERDVSMVDKLNDIRIIGVITVTCLLAISMAGMEWESKAQVLFFFVIMVSFASYIVGTIIPATPEKQAKGFFSYRADIFAENFVPGWRGLEGSFFGMFSIFFPSATGILAGANISGDLKDPNVAIPRGTMLAIFWTTISYLIISATIGSCVLRDASGYINDTVSSLSGECLGVGCNYGWNFTECMTNKTCPFGLSNYYQSMSLVSAFAPLISAGIFGATLSSALACLVSAPKVFQCLCKDKLYPGIGFFGKGYGKNNEPLRSYLLAYIIAICFILIAELNTIAPIISNFFLCSYALINFSCFHASITNSPGWRPTFRFYSKWLSLLRAVVSVIIMFLLTWWAALIAIGIVIFLLGYVLYKKPDVNWGSSMQASSYNMALSQCVGLNQVEDHIKNYRPQCLVLSGPPCMRPSLVDFISTFTKNHSLMICANVITGGPSPGSVDSAKISTHLKWLDKRRIKSFYHTVVADDLHVGVQMLLQSTGLGRMKPNVLVMGFKKNWRKAQPNNIENYIGILQYDAFDLQYGACVLRMKEGLDISRTMQAHVNLGFETSTEQALDTRSSTTTTSPTIDTSLDPEELMATSQPTTVFQTRQGKKTIDVYWLSDDGGLTLLLPYLLTRKKRWGRCKVRVFVGGEAQKVEDQKQELKALISRFRLGFQDVQVLPDINGKPQAEHIKRFEDLIAPYRVSSVQKDGQEADETTKDFSWMVSDEEMETFRAKSLRQIRLNEVIQDYSRDAALIIVTMPVGRRGACPSSLYMAWLEIVSRDLRPPVLLVRGNQENVLTMYCQ; translated from the exons ATGAACCTCACAACCGCCAGAAGCCCTTTCTCAGTCTCTTCGTTGAGCAATGGAGATGACCGTAAATTCAGTCTGGTATGATGTAGCAGTTATGATACCGACAGCGTGGCCTCCCACAGCTCTGGAGTCTTTTCTGGATATGACACGTTGGATACTCCGCCGAGTTATGACTTCTATTCCAACACTGAGATTTTTGGGAGAGCAAAGAAGTCAAGACCTTCTCTCTTTCAGCTTCACTCCAACCCACAG GACGACCCTTCTCCACCTCCTCTCTATGAGGAGTCAAGTGTGGACAAACAGAGTCCGGATGAAGATGAACCCACAGAACCTCCTCCAGAACCGGCCCGCTTTGGATGGGCTCAGGGAGTCATG ATCCGCTGTATGCTGAATATCTGGGGTGTTATTCTGTACCTGAGGCTTCCCTGGATCACAGCTCAGGCAGGGATTG GACTGACTTGGATTATAATCTTGGTCTCCTCCTCTATAACGGGCATCACTGGCTTGTCCACATCGGCCATTGCCACTAATGGAAAGGTTAAAGGAG GTGGAACATATTTTCTGATCTCTCGTAGTTTGGGTCCAGAACTAGGAGGCTCGATTGGGCTTATATTTGCTTTTGCTAATGCGGTAGCTGTAGCTATGCACACTGTGGGCTTTGCTGAAACAGTGCAGGCGCTCATGCAG GAGAGGGATGTTAGCATGGTGGACAAACTAAATGATATCCGTATCATTGGAGTGATTACTGTCACCTGTCTGCTGGCCATCTCAATGGCTGGAATGGAATGGGAGTCAAAG GCCCAGGTTTTGTTCTTCTTTGTCATCATGGTCTCCTTCGCCAGTTACATTGTGGGAACCATCATTCCAGCCACTCCAGAGAAGCAAGCCAAAGGATTTTTCAGCTACCGAG CTGATATTTTTGCGGAAAACTTTGTGCCCGGCTGGCGCGGACTGGAGGGCAGTTTCTTTGGCATGTTTTCTATCTTCTTCCCCTCAGCTACAGGCATCCTTGCGGGGGCTAATATCTCTGGAGATCTGAAG GATCCAAATGTTGCTATACCCCGTGGTACAATGTTGGCCATTTTTTGGACCACTATCTCATATCTCATTATCTCAGCTACTATTG GCTCCTGTGTTTTGCGTGATGCTTCTGGTTATATAAATGACACGGTGTCATCTTTGTCTGGGGAGTGTTTGGGAGTGGGCTGCAACTATGGCTGGAACTTCACTGAGTGTATGACCAATAAGACCTGCCCCTTTGGACTCAGCAATTATTACCAG AGTATGAGCTTGGTGTCTGCGTTTGCTCCTCTGATCAGTGCTGGTATTTTTGGAGCCACTCTTTCCTCAGCCCTGGCCTGTCTGGTATCTGCTCCTAAGGTTTTCCAG TGCCTTTGCAAGGACAAGCTGTATCCAGGCATTGGATTTTTTGGGAAGGGTTATGGGAAGAATAATGAACCACTGAGAAGCTATCTGCTAGCCTACATCATCGCTATATGCTTCATTCTTATTG CTGAGTTGAACACCATTGCTCCCATCATCTCCAATTTTTTCCTCTGCTCTTATGCCCTCATCAACTTCAGCTGCTTCCATGCCTCCATCACTAACTCACCAG GCTGGCGTCCAACTTTTCGATTTTATAGCAAGTGGCTGTCTTTGCTCAGAGCAGTAGTGTCTGTAATCATCATGTTCCTCCTAACCTGGTGGGCTGCTCTTATAGCCATTGGCATAGTCATCTTCCTGCTGGGATATGTGCTGTATAAGAAACCCG ATGTCAACTGGGGTTCATCAATGCAGGCCAGCTCGTATAACATGGCACTGTCTCAGTGTGTAGGTCTCAACCAAGTGGAAGATCATATTAAAAATTATAG GCCACAGTGTTTGGTCCTCAGTGGGCCTCCCTGTATGCGTCCTTCCCTAGTGGATTTCATCAGCACCTTCACcaagaaccacagccttatgataTGTGCAAATGTCATAACA GGTGGACCCTCACCTGGCTCTGTGGACTCAGCCAAAATCAGTACTCATTTAAAATGGCTAGACAAGCGCCGCATTAAGTCCTTCTACCACACTGTAGTGGCTGATGACCTTCATGTCGGCGTTCAGATGTTGCTGCAG AGTACGGGTTTGGGTCGGATGAAACCTAATGTCCTAGTGATGGGATTTAAGAAGAATTGGCGTAAAGCTCAACCAAACAACATTGAAAACTATATTGGAATTTTGCAGTAT gatgcatTTGACCTGCAATATGGTGCATGTGTTCTTCGGATGAAGGAGGGTCTTGACATAAGTCGAACAATGCAAGCGCATG TGAATTTAGGGTTTGAGACATCTACTGAACAAGCACTTGACACAAGGAGCTCAACGACTACTACATCACCCACAATTGACACATCAC TGGACCCTGAGGAACTAATGGCCACATCCCAACCAACTACTGTATTCCAGACTAGACAAGGAAAGAAGACCATTGATGTGTATTGGCTCTCTGATGATGGGG GTCTGACACTATTACTGCCTTACCTCCTGACCCGTAAGAAGCGCTGGGGCAGATGCAAAGTGAGGGTGTTTGTTGGAGGTGAAGCTCAAAAAGTTGAGGACCAGAAACAAGA GCTCAAAGCTCTGATCAGCAGGTTCCGTCTGGGTTTCCAAGATGTTCAAGTCCTTCCGGACATCAATGGGAAACCACAGGCTGAGCA CATTAAAAGATTTGAAGACCTCATAGCTCCGTACAGAGTAAGTTCAGTCCAAAAGGATGGTCAAGAAGCTGATGAGACGACAAAGGATTTCTCCTGGATGGTGTCTGATGAGGAAATGGAAACGTTCAGAGCTAAG TCCCTCCGACAAATACGTCTGAATGAAGTTATTCAAGATTACTCAAGAGATGCTGCACTGATCATTGT aacgATGCCCGTGGGGCGAAGAGGGGCGTGTCCCAGTTCCCTTTACATGGCTTGGCTAGAGATTGTATCACGTGACCTTCGACCTCCAGTTCTTCTTGTCCGAGGCAATCAGGAAAATGTGCTGACGATGTACTGCCAGTGA